From Heliangelus exortis chromosome 11, bHelExo1.hap1, whole genome shotgun sequence:
CAGAGGTATTGGAAGGGAAATTACCACAAAGCTCAGTTGTTCAAAAAAAGTCCTAAGGGATGGAGAGGCAACCAGACCCAGCCTCAGCTCTGGCACTGAAGCCCACATGCCAGTGAGTCTGACTCACGGGCAGTTCAGGGGGATAacaatagatttattttttttttttttaggtagcTGATGTAATCCTAAACTTGACTGAAAGTGAGCTGAGGCGACTTTATGGACCAGTAAGGATGAGTTGTTACTTGTAAAGATCATTGATCAGTCAGATTCACATTCATGAGCTCTGTTGAGTATTTTGTAGCAATTTGCTCATTCTGGTTGCTTCAGGTATTTCTTGATGCCTTGTCTAAGAAGCAAAGCCTTTGCTGCTGCGATGGAGAGTGCAGTGTTGATGTGACTGGAAAGTTTGGGAGTTGTttgcattttaagaaaacactttttgCTTAGAGTAGAAGCAGGAGCTCTTTCTCTGGACGTTCATTTTTAGGTCTGTCAGACCAAGGCATACTTTTAACCCCCAAAGGATGACTCTTGGTGTGTTAAGCTGGGGGTGGCACAGCACGAGGACACTGACAGCACCTCACAGTGTTTAAGTGGTGCTTGTTAGGCTGCTTCAAGCCCACCCCTGGGGAGAGCTCTTCTTGGTGAAATCTTTGAGATTTCTGCAATCCGGTgtctctgcaggcagagctcaCTGCAGGCTCTGTGCTTCTGCCAGGGGACTGCTCCAGGGACTGATGCCCATGGCCAAAGAAAGAGTCCTGCAGGAGGATGTGAGCATGGTGTATACATGTATGCTCTTCTTGAAGGCTTGTTTTTGGGAGGAGGAGTAGCCAGTATtaccttttcttaaaaaaataatagtaatttatAATGGTGCAAACACACAATTTCAGCCGGGAGTTGCTGTCCCTTGTTGGCAAGAGAGAACATTGCTGAGTCACAGTTCATTTGCAAGGTCCAGGAAAGAAGCACTGCATTACTTTGAGCAGTCAAGGAGAGCAGAGCCCTTACAGGATGGGGACAGTGAAGCTGCTGCATGTTGGACGGTTCTGTGACCTGCTGACCTTGGCATTAAAAAGCTTCTGAGTGCATAGGAAAGAGCAGATCCTGAGGCTGGTGGAGTCCCAAGTGTCAGCAAGCCTGAGGTCTTAGGATGAGTCAGTGAACACTACATGCTGGAGGTGAGCAGAAAATTAGGATTTAGGatattttgctgcagaaaactTAATTCAGCAGATTGAGGGACTGGTGGCAGAGGTGATGCACTCTTAGAACCAAACACTAAGGTATTCTGCAGCACAGGTGTGTAAAAACTGGCTGGGAGTGGGGTATCAGAGCCCCTTcctgggctgctggcacagagcttGGCTCCTCTCCCCTgggggcagagctggtgggCAAGTGGGTAAAGCCACTGGTtgtcccctgcccctcctgccccaggtgCTGTCCCACTGCCTGCAGAGCAGTGTGAGGGAGGGTCCTTCCTGCAGtccagctgctggggggctggttggtttctggggctttttttttttttgtgtacaGCTCCATGAGTGAAGGCAAAGCTGGGTGAGAGCTGTGCCACAGGCTCCTGGTGCACAGATGGCCTAAGGAAGAGCAGCCTGACAGTGGCTGCATGGGAAGGGGTGACTGAGGCTTTTCCAGCAACATGAGGAACCCCACACCAAGCAAGCAGAACCATGTGATGTTAAAACAAAGGTGCTTCCTGCagccatcagaaaaaaaatatgctcagGAAAGCCTGAGGGAACCCCATTTTGTAACTGAGGCCTCCAAAGTATCctatactgaaaaaaagcaaaaacaaccttgtacttttcttctgtgaaggAAATGTGTCTCTCTTTGttctgggggctggggggaatattattacatttttaaataaagccacATGCAATAAAAGCACAAGGGGCACCACCCACCCCAGATGACTTGTGGGGGATTTTTGTCACCATAACTAAGCCAGTGCTGATGCCACTGTCATCACCCAGAGCTGGACCTTGCTGCACCTCCACCTGACACTCAGTACAAACTCAGAAGGTTCTTACAGAGCATCAGTTCTTCGTTTCAATGTAATAATAAGTACATGTATTCCCAAGGAATCAAGAGGGGTTAAAAGAATCTCtgctgcagtttaaaaaaacaaaaacaaaaacccacaaaaccagaacaaaacaaaacccaaccaaaccacaacaatTTCAAGACTGAACCTGGAGAGTATTTCTGAGAGGAGCCAAAATGCACCAAAGAGGAGCATGCTCTGCAAACACGAGAGAGGCAGGAGTACACAGTAAAAGCCAGTATCTTTACTTTAGTGAATGCAGgatacaaatattttacaacAACCTCTAGCATTTTCTTAACCATTTGATAAAAAGTTCACTAGAATATTTATTGtatattgaagaaaaaacaacacattcagggaaaaaaattgagattaacttattttttttcttaaaagattcGTCTCAAGGATGGCAACAAAGTCCAGCTTGTGCCGCCAAACGGCTTTATCAGCATTAAACCGTGAACAGCTTCTTTGTGAACTGTTGACTACAAACATTTACCAAATACataaatctcttttaaaaaagccattttaaataTAGCAAAGCAGTGTTCTCTTGCACAGCAAAGTGAAGAAAGTTTCTACTAGGATTTAAATGTTTACATTTGTTAAGTCTTTCGTTCACATTCTAATTTCACTTCTTTCCCATGTTCAATTGCTAGGAGTTATTTTGTTCCTTATTTACTATGTATTTCTTGTGCGCACAGTAAATCACAAGTTTCTGATGCATTAGTGTCCTTTAAGTGAAAGGCAAGGCTAAAGCATTTTGCTCTGACGAATCCCTgataatgtgtatttttaaacactatAGTGAGAGCTCGCAGATGGAGAGGTGATTTGTCACAACAGcagataaaaatctgaaatcatTCAGACTTCAATGGGTTCGGACTAGGATTGGAGCCACTTGCAAGTTGATTCAGTgtaggtaattttaaaaaagtcttttttttttttaacctgttgaAATATCTgtgctatgatttttttttattatttttataaaacattttttacaatTGCTAAAAAAGTATGTTCCAAAGTTAGTTACTTGCTATTAAAAATCGGAATTCCCATTTATTCAGCATTAGGAGTTTCCCTCCCCTGACAGGGGAGGTCTCACAGACTTGTTCTGCTGAATCTGTTGGAGGGGTGGGGGCAACATGTGAACCATCCCAGTTGCAGTTCTTCAGAACTGGTTactgttttatatatttttttaattcattggTGCAGTTTCAGTACAAACTCTAACCCTTAcgtagcttttttttcttttaagaaaacagtAATCATACTGTTTAAAAACCTGCATAGAAATAAAGACTATTGAGATACAGTCAGCAAAGCCATCTTATAAGGCACACAAGAAAATAGACAGTAAATGTGAATGCAGAACTCCCACTCGGATGTACAGCAAAGTTCATATATGTgcataaataatgaaaaaaaatcacataatttTCCAGAGCATTAAAAGGTTCTCTGAAGTGGTAAGTGAATTCAGTCACTTTGGAAATGGTGTTGCCATTAGTTAAAGTGTCATTTTCTGCTACACTCCTGTAAACCAGTGACTAAACTCACCAACTGAACATTTCCAAAGGGAACCGAAACCTGGGCCCTGGCTGAGGTTCCCATGACAACAGCAGAGTGGGTTTGGAAGCTGCAGGTACTGAGTGCTCTTCAGTAACATCAGAGCAAGCAGCCCCCTTGGGTTCCCAGTTCTCACACTTCTGTTAAGTAagtgaattttttaaaattacaaaaaaaaaaaaaaaaaaaaaaaaagtaacacccaagcataaatttaataaatacGACTGATGATAACTTTAACAGGGCTTGGATAACAAAACCACACTGTGGTTTGTCCCCCAGAACTAACCAGAACCACCAGCAGGAAGATGCCTTTGCATCCCCCCCATTAAATTCCCAGTACAGTGCAGGTGCAGAAGGTGCCAGGGGGCAGGGACCAGGTTTGGGCAGGGGAGACCCCTCCCCAGTGCACCCAACAGCCCCTGGTGTCACCCTCTCTACCCAGCTCTTGGCTCCTGGGACTTTCTGCTGCTCAAACCCAGCTTCTACCCATGATGGATGGGTCTGAGGACTCTGCCCCCACTGTCCTCCTCCTCACCACAGTCCTGGCTCTGCAAGGATCCTGCACCAAACCCAAGGACAAACCAAACCTTCTCCCAGCCAACCTTTGGGGCACAACAGAGGGAGGGATCCAGGGGCCCATTTAATGGAAGGAGGGAACAGCAAATTTGTTTCTTGGGCTTTTTCCTGAACCACTTACCAACTTAAAAAACCTTTTGTGCTCGTCTGATATGTGTTATTATTTCCCTAGCAGGAGAAATTAGGTCAAGTTTTTCCactcttttgtttttgtttttttttttcctcctcaggagAGGCAGCTTTAAAATGATGCCTTAAAATGTGttgtaacagattttttttatatttatgcaGGATGAACTTAAcaccagatttatttttttttttttgccactttgctatttatatacatatatataaaatgtataatgAAGCTTAACCATACAGCACAGAGATTACAATTTAACGGCACACATTCACCACCAGTGAGGGGGACAACCCCTTTATACACCCTCTGAAAAATCTggataataatattaataataattaaaatccAAAGAAAGTACAGTATATTTAACAAAATAGTAAATATTAAACAGTGAATACTCTACTTAATAAGGACCTCGCCTTTTTTCAAGTTGGCGTCAATCcacaaaaatatactttttaatCTGGTGAACGTACAATACATAGGTACTTACACCAAAGGTGATAATATATTTAGGATGCTATATACACAAAGAGTTTGGctcaaatttaaatttacatatAAGTGTTCATGGCTTATTTTTCCCCCAAGGTTCCGCCTgcaagtttttccttttcatctttgaaaGCAAAAACTAGAAAGTCAAAATAAGATAAAACTATACTCTACAAAAAAGCTACAACATACAGCTTTGGCTTATATAAATAATTCATAGCAGAATGTGTTCAAAAGTACTGTATATAACTTTATATATAGTCTTCAATTCATTAGGgtattgttttctttaatataaaatatacatgaGCTAAAATCCGTTTCTATATTTTTCAAAGGTATGAACGTAAAAACAAATTTGTCAAACATATTCCAATTATAacttaatatattaattttactttgttaATGTTCTATTTTCTAGGCtaatattttctgaatatttcatgCGAGTTCTCTATGTCTCTCTTtcactcattaaaaaaatcacttctttgACCCaatacactatttttttttaatttttttttttttttttgcacgTGCAAaacagggttgttttttttttttatttcttatagcATCAGCCCTTCTCCATGCACCCTCTGCAATAGAGACCCATGCCAGGTTGGGTAATATAAAGGTCATTTTATGTACAGtattgctttcttcttcctgcttttctaCTGCTCTGCTGCTACAAAGCATTATTTCTTAACTACGAGTAACCATACAGCTTGAATAAAACACACAGGGACATTACTACAGGCGAGCCCTCTCAGTTTCTGCAATCTAGTGTGGTAGGATTATAATGCAGGTACAATGTTTCTTTGCAAAACAGGTTATATTATTAAAACAACAAGTCCAGGTAAGTGCCAGACTAGATCAATACCTATAGGATTGTTCTGTTACGTTTTACCATGGGACATCTGCAGCTATACAAGAAGTTTGTCGTAAGTGCCTGATGATTTTGTGTATGCTACACACACTAgcacatatatatgcatgtgAAGATATATATATGCAcgtatgtatatacatataaatatacttATGTCCTTATTTATAAATTTAGATATGTCAGGACAGTTCATTTTGAGAACACAAAACTGAGGAGGTGACACTGCAGGTTTATGTCACCCACGTGTCCATCCTCATTCGTTTTACCGAGGGGCTCTCTCTATCTTCAGAGTTGGGTGGtctccccagcaccacaggaGAATGGAAATCACTTCTGGGGTCTTCCCGGTCGCTGCCGTCgtaggagctgctggagctgctgaggctgTCGACAGGAGAGCgacccagctcctgcctctgctgctgctgctggggctggggctgctggggctgctgctgctgctgctgctgctgctggggctggggctgctgctgctgctggggctgctgcgGGAACCCAGAGGGAGTTACACGGTCCCGGGGAGGTGAAATTGGTTCAGATTTTATGTTGATGTTTTGGTTGGTATTAATGGATAAATTTGAACCCTGAGATAGCTGGCTGCCAgtactgggaaaaagaaaaccaaaaaaagcagaaataagaaaacacggaaaaaaaaaaaggaaaaaagaaagtgacaATTCATGGGTGATGGAGTGGTCTCGTGGTTCAGCACCCACAGAATGGGCACGTAAATAAATGCAACTTactgaagagaagaaacaaagttGAAAATAGCATTAATTAATGGCCTGAATGCATTTCTACACattaaacagaaacatttcacaTTGCCAATCATTTAAGTTCATCACGCAGGTGACTCCTTTGTAAGAAGGGgcctgcagggacacagcttgTCAGCTCCAGCACTCAACTGACAAAAGGAGAAACACCATGAAACGTGAATGTTCTCCAGCCAAGGAACAAACCTGAAAGGCAAATGCaccagggcagcaggcagggaattACAGTGCTCCTGTGCTGAATGTTCCCCAGTGCAGATTATTCAGTACCCCAACACCATCAGATGTACTTACACGAGGGAGCTGAGGGCTGCTGGACCCAGATGGTGCTGTTGCCAGGCAGATACTTGCCCGAGGGACAACATTCCTGGGGAGTTAAATCCCTGCAAGGCAGACAGGTCTGCACTAGTCAAGGAGTAATctagaagggaaaaataagtaggttttaatttttaaaatatatatacacatgcattatatatattaaaaatattcttgagAATATATGTGTTAAACACACAAAGGCTTTCTACCCAAACCAAAGGCAAGTGACCCAAAGGAGTCCACATATGAAAGGTTTCAAGTCTGGGAGCAGTCATAACTTCAGAAGGAGCTGAACAGGACATAACCCTCCAAATGAGAGCATCTTTGCAGTCTGCTTCCAGTTCCTACAAGTTCTTGTCTCACAGAGCTTCTTTAAACCCCCAGGTACAAGatatttatgcatttatatATAGAGATGTGCATCTAACAGCAAGACAAGCATTTGCATTTGCGAAGATTTTCATCTGCGTGGAAatttcaaagagaaacaaagtttCTAAAACTATCCACAGAAGTCAGTAGGAGGGAATGGCGTTTCTTGCAGTACTGAAAACGTCCCGACTCTggtccagctccagctgggaggcagcagtgagtcagaggagacacacacacaccatttGGTGGCTCCTGTTTCAAAGCATTTCACAGTCCTACAAACCCAACCAGGAACAGCTCTGGCTGCCACCACCCCAGCTGCCAGGGTGGGCAAAGGGCCTGCAGGCTGCAGGTCTGGGgtccctgcagctggagccTTCCTGGCCCCTCTGCCCACTCCACCTTTACATTGTCCCTCTCCCCACTTTATGTCTGATTAAACTGCCATCTCTATCAatatacttttttcttcagacaaaaatattaattacttAGAAATACAGCCTCAATGGAAATTACAATATATTCCTCATCAACAGCCAGTGGCTGGCTGTTAGTTCTGGGCAGGCTGTCATGTTCAGACAGTTCTCACTTCACTCACAGAGGTGAAGTTATTTTCACTTTATCACTCATGCTTCTTTTTCaaggttttaaaacaaagcaactaTTCTGCTTTTAATTGTTCTGTAACATGGCttccttaaaataatttatggtCTCGAGGATGCAACAAAATGCTACCAGCCAAATGTATTTTACACTGCCAGGAGATGAACCAaaagttggtttggttttaggttTCTTGGTCTTGTCCTTTATGATGTATCTCTCTTGAGATAAGCTCTCTTGAATAATTTTCCCATTCCCATCCACCATTTTTCAATTTCCAGGTTTCCTTTTTAGCAGCCTCACAAGGAAGAAGAAcccagggccagcagggagtttcatttttcagagaTGCATCACTGCAAGACTCTTCCCCACAACCTGGGCAAGCCCACAGGCACCTCAGCAACTGAAGCTACTTCAGCTGCCTTTGTGTGTCATTGCTTTCAGTCCACATTTTTAttgcagctctgaaaaaaactcTGCACACATTCAGATTCTTCCCAAGCTGATGGATCCAAAGCCCTTTTGCAAAACTAAACTgcagatttaaataaaaacccaaaccaacccaatCCTCCAGTGTCTGGGGGACACACTCACCCTTCAAAGCAGCCAGACCTATGGCAAAGGGCAAGTGTAGTAAAGTGTAAGCACCTGAGGGATGTGCTACTCAGTGCCAAGGGGATTTCTGTAAGAGCAGACCTGAAGAAAATGCTTACAGAAATTCAGTTTCCATCTATGACAGCTTTTATGATAGTGACAATTAACTTCTGGTACTTTCCACAGAACGTGCCTCATGACAGGGGTTTGAGGAGATGCACAATGAGCTGCATTATCATTTCCCTAAATGATCACCCATTTGCTAGTAGTAAGAACAGGGCACTGATTTCTAC
This genomic window contains:
- the MEF2A gene encoding myocyte-specific enhancer factor 2A isoform X7: MPTKSPPPPGGGNLGMNNRKPDLRVVIPPSSKGMMPPLSEEDELELNTQRISSSQSTQPLATPVVSVTTPSLPPQGLVYSAMPTAYNTDYSLTSADLSALQGFNSPGMLSLGQVSAWQQHHLGPAALSSLVTGSQLSQGSNLSINTNQNINIKSEPISPPRDRVTPSGFPQQPQQQQQPQPQQQQQQQQQPQQPQPQQQQQRQELGRSPVDSLSSSSSSYDGSDREDPRSDFHSPVVLGRPPNSEDRESPSVKRMRMDTWVT